The sequence below is a genomic window from Salicibibacter cibarius.
GAGGCGTATCGTATTCAATAACTGGCTTAATCCTTCCAATGCATAATATTCACATTGAACCGGGATCAAAATCGCCTCTGCAGCAGTCAACGCATTGATGGTCAATAAACCGAGGGATGGAGGACAGTCAATGATGATGTAGTCATATTCGTCTTGAACAGCGTTTAACCCTTTTTTTAACCGTATTTCCCGGGAAATAGTCGGTACCAACTCAATTTCCGCCCCGGATAGTTGAATGGTTGCCGGGAGCACAGACAGATTTTCCACCGGTGAAGGATAAATGATATCTTTGGCTTCTACATCCTCTGCGAGCAAATTATAAATACAAGCATCCACGTCTCCCTTCTCAATGCCTGCTCCACTCGTGGCATTGCCTTGCGGATCAATATCAACAAGCAAGACCCGATGTCCAATATATGATAAACTTGCGCTTAAATTGACGGCACTTGTTGTTTTTCCAACGCCGCCTTTTTGATTCGCGATCGCGATCACTTTTGCCACTTCGGTCACAACCTTTCCTTCGCGGTTGCTTGATCAAATTCCCATGCCGCGGACGTAAAAAATGTATAACTATTATTTTAGCATGTTTTCCAGAAAAAAATAATCTATCATTTGGTTTGATGATAGATTATTTTTTCGGAATACGAATCGTAAATTGGTAATAGTCCTCAAGTTCCTCTTCCTGGCGCTCCACTTCCATCCCGGATTTTTCAACCATCTCCAACGATTGCCGGATCGTGTTCATGGCAACACGCATGTCTTTTGGAAAATACTGTTTCTTCGCCGTTTTCTTTTGCTTCGGCTCTTTAGTTCCTTCCAGCCATTTTTCTGCATAGGCTTCCGCTTCTTTTACACTCAAGGAATGCTCGATAATCGCATTCAACAATTGCAATTGTAGCTGTTCATCTTTTAATCGGATAAGTGCACGTGCATGCCGTTCGGATATATCTCTGTTTAAAAGTGCTGTCTGTACGTCTTCAGGCAAGGATAACAACCTTAGTTTATTGGCGATGGTGGATTGTCCCTTCCCGAGTCGTTGTGCCAAACTTTCTTGTGTTAGGTTATGCCAATGGATTAACTGCTCGTACGCCCTTGCTTCTTCAATGACCGTCAATTCTTCCCTTTGCAAGTTTTCAATGAGTGCGAGAGAAGCTGTCTGTGCATCATTAAATTCTTTTACAATTGAAGGGATTTCAGGCCAACCCAATTTTTGGGCAGCCCGCCATCTTCGTTCCCCGGCAATCAATTCATAATGTCCATCCCGTTCCCGGACGATAATCGGTT
It includes:
- a CDS encoding ParA family protein — translated: MAKVIAIANQKGGVGKTTSAVNLSASLSYIGHRVLLVDIDPQGNATSGAGIEKGDVDACIYNLLAEDVEAKDIIYPSPVENLSVLPATIQLSGAEIELVPTISREIRLKKGLNAVQDEYDYIIIDCPPSLGLLTINALTAAEAILIPVQCEYYALEGLSQLLNTIRLVQKHLNTNLQIEGVLLTMLDARTNLGMQVIEEVKKYFREKVFGTIVPRNVRLGEAPSHGMPIVLYAPKSRGADVYLELAKEVVAGA
- the noc gene encoding nucleoid occlusion protein; the encoded protein is MKHSIQRFFGLGDEVKSEDSDKNQDVANESRNEEVRLLAVTDIVPNPFQPRTIFSEEAIDDLAQTIQTHGMLQPIIVRERDGHYELIAGERRWRAAQKLGWPEIPSIVKEFNDAQTASLALIENLQREELTVIEEARAYEQLIHWHNLTQESLAQRLGKGQSTIANKLRLLSLPEDVQTALLNRDISERHARALIRLKDEQLQLQLLNAIIEHSLSVKEAEAYAEKWLEGTKEPKQKKTAKKQYFPKDMRVAMNTIRQSLEMVEKSGMEVERQEEELEDYYQFTIRIPKK